A genomic stretch from Ignavibacteriota bacterium includes:
- a CDS encoding histidine kinase, with product MHLGVFVSLRGRSVNCGTTTRLRAFPPDDIPAHDGHGRQAQGDTMKRELLKRDELKDVILDAGIPSHFVDTHELDFKDLMRVRINNILLVSSRYDFYTLVDDGQLTEAIISEYLDLNLHYAPLITRVYSGEAALDALRRQPFDLVITMQRLGDMRLRTFCVEARKIAPDLTLVLLAYQSREFQMLLERDNLSLFDRTFIWSGDRKLFLALIKVFEDLENAPIDCLDFGVRAMILVEDSPMFYSSYMPLIYTEMIQQGQNLIEEGKNFADKLLRQRARPKILHATTYEEAWDFFKKYRGVLLGIVTDLKFRIGDELKENAGLTFIERVRAEMKDLPILVQSAQVELQESVEAQNCTFVDKYSRTLLQEVREFMKQNFGFGEFIFRLPDGTEVERARNIRELRRKLREVPDSCLLYHASNNHFSNWLMARTRFQLAEMLKPIKITQFADPEELRAYMIDQIDQLVIHDNRGIISDFSRDEYDPHAKFQRIGGGSLGGKARGLAFIDTIFKTYLKPEYFPRVRIAIPKTYVICTDVFTEFMEMNGLLPIAVQNISDEEIVDHFLHAKFPREIEEDLRLIISANHYPLAVRSSSLLEDTLYQPFAGIYSTLMLPNSNRNPEVRYQRLVQAIKFVFASTYFRGAKNYIEATGHRMEEEKMAVVIQQITGKRYDHFFYPHFSGVARSYNYYPFGDAKQDDGIVNLAVGLGKTIVDGGLSVTYCPEYPAVLPQFMSQKDYFNNSQRRFYALDLGGDIVMRHPVEDQNLVSVDIKVAERHNSLRFLASTYDFQNDALYEGTFRTGHRVINFAPLLQSDIVPVNKVVRLLLRLCETAMNCPVEIEFAGTLDDESGLPADFSFLQVRPMVKEEGFFETEARAVDAADLLLQSDKALGNGVSRLSDIVFVKPDVFDHAKTRDMAVEIDAMNRALTDEGRQYLLIGPGRWGSSDPWLGIPVKFTNISSARAIVENSLPNMIPDPSQGSHFFQNLTSFRIAYFTLRHYKESDVIDWDWLNGLETVAESTFVKHVRAPRDLEVRVNGQTGKGVIVKYADVPGE from the coding sequence GTGCATTTAGGGGTATTTGTGTCGCTGCGCGGGCGAAGCGTAAATTGCGGCACAACCACGCGCCTCCGCGCATTTCCTCCCGACGATATTCCCGCGCACGACGGCCACGGCCGGCAGGCACAGGGCGACACCATGAAACGCGAACTGCTCAAACGCGACGAACTCAAGGATGTGATCCTCGATGCGGGCATCCCCTCGCATTTCGTCGATACACACGAACTGGACTTCAAGGATCTGATGCGCGTGCGCATCAACAACATCCTGCTTGTCTCCAGCCGCTACGATTTTTACACGCTCGTCGACGACGGCCAGCTCACCGAGGCCATCATCAGCGAGTACCTCGATCTCAACCTGCATTACGCGCCGCTCATCACGCGCGTGTATTCGGGCGAGGCGGCGCTCGACGCGCTGCGCAGGCAGCCCTTCGACCTCGTGATCACGATGCAGCGCCTCGGCGACATGCGGCTGCGCACCTTCTGCGTCGAGGCGCGCAAGATCGCGCCAGATCTGACCCTCGTGCTGCTCGCGTATCAGTCGCGCGAATTCCAGATGCTGCTCGAGCGCGACAACCTCTCGCTCTTCGACCGCACCTTCATCTGGTCGGGCGACCGCAAGCTCTTCCTCGCGCTGATCAAGGTGTTCGAGGATCTCGAGAACGCGCCCATCGACTGCCTCGACTTCGGCGTCCGGGCCATGATCCTTGTCGAGGACTCGCCGATGTTTTATTCCTCGTACATGCCGCTGATCTACACCGAAATGATACAGCAGGGACAGAACCTTATCGAGGAGGGCAAGAACTTCGCCGACAAGCTGCTGCGGCAGCGCGCGCGCCCGAAAATCCTGCATGCGACCACCTACGAGGAGGCGTGGGACTTCTTCAAAAAATACCGCGGCGTGCTGCTGGGCATCGTCACCGACCTGAAGTTCCGCATCGGCGATGAACTGAAGGAGAACGCGGGCCTCACCTTCATCGAACGCGTGCGCGCCGAGATGAAGGATCTGCCGATACTTGTGCAGTCGGCGCAGGTCGAGCTGCAGGAAAGCGTCGAGGCGCAGAACTGCACCTTCGTCGACAAGTACAGCCGCACGCTGCTGCAGGAGGTGCGGGAGTTCATGAAACAGAACTTCGGTTTCGGGGAGTTCATCTTCCGCCTGCCCGACGGCACCGAGGTCGAGCGCGCGCGCAACATCCGCGAACTGCGCCGCAAGCTGCGCGAGGTGCCCGATTCCTGCCTGCTGTATCACGCCTCGAACAATCACTTCTCGAACTGGCTCATGGCGCGCACTCGCTTCCAGCTCGCCGAGATGCTGAAGCCGATCAAGATCACGCAGTTCGCCGATCCCGAGGAACTGCGCGCCTACATGATCGATCAGATCGACCAGCTCGTGATCCACGACAACCGCGGTATCATCTCCGATTTCTCGCGCGACGAGTACGATCCGCACGCGAAGTTCCAGCGCATCGGCGGCGGATCGCTGGGCGGCAAGGCCCGCGGCCTCGCCTTCATCGACACGATCTTTAAAACCTATCTCAAACCCGAGTACTTCCCGCGCGTGCGCATCGCGATTCCGAAAACATACGTGATATGCACCGACGTGTTCACCGAGTTCATGGAGATGAACGGGCTGCTGCCCATCGCGGTGCAGAATATTTCGGACGAGGAAATCGTCGATCATTTCCTGCATGCAAAATTTCCACGCGAGATCGAGGAGGATCTGCGCCTCATCATCAGCGCCAACCACTATCCGCTTGCGGTGCGCTCGTCGTCGCTGCTCGAGGACACGCTGTACCAGCCCTTCGCGGGAATCTATTCCACGTTGATGCTGCCCAACAGCAACCGCAATCCCGAGGTGCGCTATCAGCGCCTCGTGCAGGCCATCAAGTTCGTCTTCGCCTCCACCTACTTCCGCGGCGCGAAAAACTATATCGAGGCCACGGGCCACCGCATGGAGGAGGAGAAGATGGCCGTGGTGATACAGCAGATCACCGGCAAACGCTACGACCACTTTTTCTACCCGCACTTCTCGGGTGTGGCCCGCTCGTACAACTACTACCCGTTCGGCGACGCGAAACAGGACGACGGCATCGTGAACCTCGCCGTCGGTCTCGGCAAGACCATCGTCGACGGGGGATTGAGCGTCACCTACTGCCCCGAGTATCCCGCGGTGCTGCCGCAGTTCATGTCGCAGAAGGACTACTTCAACAACTCGCAGCGCCGTTTCTATGCGCTGGATCTCGGCGGCGATATCGTCATGCGCCATCCTGTGGAGGACCAGAACCTCGTCTCTGTCGACATCAAGGTGGCCGAGCGGCACAACTCGCTGCGTTTCCTCGCCTCGACGTATGATTTCCAGAACGACGCGCTGTACGAGGGCACCTTCCGCACCGGACACCGCGTGATCAACTTCGCGCCGCTGCTGCAGTCCGACATCGTGCCCGTCAACAAAGTTGTGCGCCTGCTGCTGCGACTCTGCGAGACGGCGATGAACTGTCCGGTGGAGATAGAATTCGCGGGCACGCTCGACGACGAGAGCGGCCTGCCTGCGGACTTCAGCTTCCTGCAGGTGCGGCCCATGGTCAAGGAGGAAGGATTCTTCGAGACGGAAGCGCGCGCGGTGGATGCCGCGGACCTGCTTCTGCAGAGCGACAAGGCCCTCGGCAACGGCGTGTCGCGGCTCAGCGACATCGTGTTCGTGAAACCCGATGTGTTCGATCACGCGAAGACCCGCGACATGGCCGTCGAGATCGACGCCATGAACCGCGCGCTCACCGACGAAGGCCGGCAGTATCTGCTCATCGGACCCGGCCGCTGGGGCTCCAGCGATCCCTGGCTCGGCATTCCCGTCAAGTTCACCAACATCTCCTCGGCGCGCGCCATCGTCGAGAATTCCCTGCCGAACATGATTCCGGATCCCTCGCAGGGCTCGCATTTCTTTCAGAATCTCACGTCCTTCCGCATCGCGTACTTCACACTTCGGCATTACAAGGAATCGGATGTGATAGACTGGGACTGGCTCAACGGACTCGAGACCGTCGCGGAATCGACCTTCGTCAAACACGTGCGCGCCCCGCGCGACCTCGAGGTGCGCGTGAACGGGCAGACGGGGAAGGGTGTGATCGTCAAATACGCGGACGTCCCCGGCGAATAA
- a CDS encoding carboxypeptidase regulatory-like domain-containing protein has protein sequence MRIATQRFLPLVIGSFALVLLLSSCKDEPGTAPALGDTITGIAKDEQGYGVPNAIVTAVTSANALVAVDTSDDFGIFTLSTLPTDKSGLIVRVSHGDFKSYVAPLQSVSGGGGAVLLMTHVDSACGSLKLTIRDITTLAALSGAEVRLKRNGVLVSTTTTDATGYLEFNYLIAGSYSLRIAKTGYRVVERNATIQFCDSTSMDIRMEATTTGGEDSCCRGVLTVIARSAANNAILIGASIKVQKQGGDARYKSSTDSGAVFYEMCPGTYWVRIAKDGYQVQEFDVVMGCSEIKQVDRSLTAAAGDSCCHSVLTIIPMSQANNSVLVGASVKLSKGGTTYGPQTTTQAGTSFDGLCPGTYAVRIQKEGFLVKEYEIAVGCNETKTDDPRLQSSGSNDSCCQGSINFTIIDSTTRAALNGATVKLWKGSSLVATQSTGGDNRGAGQVLFTNRCEGEYQISIIKTGYKSREFGFRIGCNEQYSHTLGLLQQSVDSCDNATLKVRVKDSTTNTWLNDALVEIGTSSAWLYSGYTASEGTYIKQGLRAPMTYVVRVSKNGYTTKQYEVRFVECNTIIKEVFLAP, from the coding sequence ATGCGCATCGCGACACAGCGTTTTCTCCCGCTCGTCATCGGCTCGTTTGCCCTTGTGTTGCTTCTTTCGTCGTGCAAGGACGAACCGGGCACGGCACCCGCACTGGGCGACACCATCACGGGCATCGCGAAGGATGAACAGGGATACGGCGTGCCGAACGCCATCGTGACCGCCGTGACCTCGGCGAACGCGTTGGTCGCCGTCGACACCAGCGACGACTTCGGCATCTTTACACTCTCGACCCTGCCCACCGACAAATCGGGCCTGATTGTCCGCGTGTCACATGGCGACTTCAAGTCGTATGTCGCGCCGCTGCAGTCCGTCAGCGGAGGAGGAGGCGCCGTGCTGCTGATGACTCACGTCGACAGCGCCTGCGGCAGTCTGAAGCTCACCATCCGCGATATCACAACACTCGCCGCGCTGAGCGGCGCCGAAGTGCGCCTGAAGCGCAACGGCGTGCTCGTCAGCACCACCACCACCGACGCGACAGGATACCTCGAATTCAATTACCTCATCGCGGGCAGCTACTCGCTCCGCATCGCGAAGACGGGATACCGCGTCGTCGAGCGGAACGCCACGATACAGTTCTGCGACAGCACAAGCATGGACATCCGCATGGAAGCGACCACCACGGGTGGTGAAGATTCCTGCTGCCGCGGCGTGCTGACGGTGATCGCGCGCAGCGCGGCCAACAACGCCATCCTGATCGGCGCGTCCATCAAGGTGCAGAAACAGGGCGGCGACGCGCGCTACAAATCATCCACCGACAGCGGCGCGGTGTTTTATGAGATGTGCCCGGGCACGTACTGGGTGCGCATCGCCAAGGACGGCTATCAGGTGCAGGAGTTCGACGTGGTCATGGGCTGCAGCGAGATCAAACAGGTTGATCGCTCACTCACGGCCGCCGCGGGCGACTCGTGCTGCCATTCCGTGCTCACCATCATTCCGATGAGTCAGGCCAACAACAGCGTGCTCGTCGGCGCGTCGGTGAAGCTGAGCAAGGGCGGCACCACGTACGGTCCGCAGACGACGACCCAGGCCGGCACAAGTTTCGACGGCCTCTGCCCCGGCACCTACGCGGTGCGCATACAGAAAGAGGGCTTCCTCGTGAAGGAATACGAGATCGCGGTCGGATGCAACGAAACCAAGACCGACGATCCCCGCCTGCAGTCCTCCGGAAGCAACGACAGTTGCTGCCAGGGTTCGATCAACTTCACGATTATCGACTCCACCACACGCGCTGCGTTGAACGGCGCCACCGTGAAGCTCTGGAAGGGCAGCTCGCTTGTCGCCACGCAGAGCACCGGCGGAGACAATCGCGGCGCGGGCCAGGTGCTCTTCACGAACCGTTGCGAGGGTGAGTACCAGATCTCCATCATCAAGACGGGCTACAAGTCGCGCGAGTTCGGTTTCCGCATCGGCTGCAACGAGCAGTACTCACATACGCTCGGACTGCTGCAGCAGTCGGTCGACAGTTGCGACAACGCGACGTTGAAGGTGCGTGTGAAGGATTCCACCACAAACACGTGGCTCAACGACGCGTTGGTGGAAATCGGCACAAGCAGCGCCTGGTTGTACTCGGGCTACACGGCGTCGGAAGGCACCTACATCAAGCAGGGCCTACGCGCGCCGATGACGTACGTGGTGCGTGTCAGCAAGAACGGATACACGACTAAGCAGTACGAGGTCCGCTTCGTGGAATGCAACACGATCATCAAGGAAGTGTTCCTGGCGCCCTGA
- the gdhA gene encoding NADP-specific glutamate dehydrogenase: protein MSAAFESFMSEVKAKNPNQPEFIQAVEEVVGSIFPVIEKHPEYRKAKILERITEPERVLMFRVPWVDDNGDVQVNRGYRIEFNSAIGPYKGGLRFHPSVNLSILKFLGFEQVFKNSLTTLPMGGGKGGSDFDPKGKTDLEVMRFTQSFMTELYRHIGPNTDVPAGDIGVGGREIGFMYGQYKRIVNRFECVLTGKGLSWGGSLIRPEATGYGAVYFAANMLGTRGLSIEGKTVVVSGSGNVAQYAVEKVNQLGGKCVTLSDSNGWIHDPNGITGEKWEFVMDLKNNRRGRISEYADKYPGVEYHESGSVWDVPCDIALPCATQNELDGANAETLVKNGCFCVSEGANMPTTPEGIKVFIDNNILYGPGKAANAGGVATSGLEMSQNSIRMSWTREEVDRHLFNIMKSIHEASVHAANEYGTPGNYVNGANIAGFIKVADAMMAQGIV, encoded by the coding sequence ATGTCAGCCGCTTTTGAATCCTTCATGTCGGAAGTCAAGGCGAAGAATCCGAACCAGCCCGAGTTCATCCAGGCTGTCGAGGAAGTTGTCGGTTCTATCTTCCCTGTCATCGAGAAGCACCCTGAGTATCGCAAAGCAAAGATCCTGGAGCGCATCACCGAACCGGAGCGGGTATTGATGTTCCGTGTGCCGTGGGTGGACGACAACGGTGATGTGCAAGTGAACCGCGGGTATCGCATCGAATTCAACAGCGCGATCGGGCCCTACAAGGGCGGTCTGCGTTTTCACCCGAGTGTCAATCTCAGCATTTTGAAGTTCCTCGGATTCGAGCAGGTGTTCAAAAACTCCCTCACCACGCTCCCGATGGGCGGCGGCAAGGGCGGTTCCGATTTTGATCCGAAAGGCAAGACCGATCTCGAAGTGATGCGTTTCACGCAGAGCTTCATGACCGAGTTGTACCGTCACATCGGTCCGAACACCGACGTGCCCGCCGGCGACATCGGCGTGGGCGGCCGTGAAATCGGCTTTATGTACGGCCAGTACAAGCGCATCGTGAATCGTTTCGAGTGTGTGCTCACGGGCAAGGGCCTCTCGTGGGGCGGCTCGCTCATCCGTCCGGAAGCCACCGGTTACGGCGCGGTGTACTTCGCGGCGAACATGCTCGGCACACGCGGCCTGAGCATCGAAGGCAAGACGGTCGTCGTGTCGGGTTCCGGCAACGTCGCCCAGTATGCGGTCGAGAAAGTGAATCAGCTCGGCGGCAAGTGCGTCACCCTTTCCGATTCGAACGGCTGGATCCACGACCCGAACGGCATCACCGGCGAGAAGTGGGAATTCGTGATGGATCTGAAGAACAACCGCCGCGGCCGCATCAGCGAGTATGCGGACAAGTATCCGGGCGTCGAATATCACGAGAGCGGCAGCGTGTGGGACGTGCCGTGCGACATCGCACTCCCCTGCGCGACGCAGAACGAACTCGACGGCGCAAACGCCGAGACACTCGTGAAGAACGGCTGCTTCTGCGTATCGGAAGGCGCAAACATGCCGACCACACCCGAAGGAATCAAGGTGTTCATCGACAATAATATTCTGTACGGTCCGGGCAAGGCGGCAAACGCGGGCGGCGTTGCAACCTCCGGTCTTGAAATGAGCCAGAACTCCATTCGCATGAGCTGGACGCGCGAGGAAGTGGACCGCCATCTCTTCAACATCATGAAGAGCATCCACGAAGCCAGCGTCCATGCCGCCAACGAATACGGCACGCCGGGCAACTACGTCAACGGCGCAAACATCGCCGGCTTCATCAAGGTTGCCGACGCCATGATGGCGCAGGGTATCGTCTGA
- a CDS encoding VOC family protein, whose protein sequence is MQLGAFSISLTVKDIHASVAFYEKFGFTYKGGDITQNWIVLKNGEHVIGLFQGMFDKNMLTFNPGWDQSAQLVPGFTDVRELQKRLKEQGVQLVVEADESTTGPAYFVVHDPDGNPILVDQHV, encoded by the coding sequence ATGCAGCTCGGCGCATTTTCCATCAGTCTCACAGTGAAAGACATACATGCCTCGGTCGCGTTCTACGAAAAATTCGGTTTTACATACAAGGGTGGCGACATCACGCAGAACTGGATCGTGCTGAAAAACGGCGAACACGTGATCGGCCTGTTCCAGGGCATGTTCGACAAAAACATGCTCACATTTAATCCGGGCTGGGATCAGAGCGCGCAGCTCGTGCCCGGTTTCACCGATGTGCGCGAATTGCAGAAACGCCTCAAGGAGCAAGGTGTGCAGCTTGTGGTGGAGGCCGACGAGAGCACGACGGGTCCGGCCTACTTCGTCGTGCACGATCCCGACGGCAATCCCATCCTTGTGGACCAGCACGTCTGA